Proteins from a single region of Sneathiella aquimaris:
- the ubiE gene encoding bifunctional demethylmenaquinone methyltransferase/2-methoxy-6-polyprenyl-1,4-benzoquinol methylase UbiE: MTTSDPSENKTTEKTHFGFQDVPVEEKAGMVRGVFDSVAENYDLMNDLMSAGVHRLWKTAMIDWLAPRPGQHLLDVAGGTGDIAFRFLDRVKGEGQVTVLDINHAMLSVGQDRALDQGRLSGLQWVNGDAMNLPLEDKSVDAYTIAFGIRNVTDIPQALREARRVLKPGGRFLCLEFSEVTLPGLKEFYDFYSFKILPKIGGAVANDEASYQYLAESIRKFPDAETFRDMIVEAGMGQAKFRRLSGGIAALHSAWRI, encoded by the coding sequence ATGACTACCTCAGATCCTTCCGAGAACAAGACCACAGAGAAAACCCATTTTGGCTTTCAAGATGTTCCTGTGGAAGAAAAGGCGGGAATGGTTCGGGGTGTTTTCGATAGTGTTGCCGAAAACTATGACCTGATGAACGACCTGATGAGTGCCGGCGTCCATCGGCTCTGGAAAACGGCTATGATCGATTGGCTGGCCCCCCGTCCAGGCCAGCATTTGCTGGATGTGGCTGGCGGGACCGGTGATATTGCCTTTCGGTTTCTTGATCGGGTCAAGGGCGAGGGTCAGGTTACCGTTCTGGATATCAACCATGCGATGCTGAGCGTGGGGCAGGATCGGGCGTTGGATCAGGGTCGGTTAAGCGGTTTGCAGTGGGTGAACGGTGATGCGATGAACCTGCCGCTGGAGGATAAATCCGTCGATGCCTATACCATCGCGTTTGGGATCCGGAATGTCACGGATATCCCGCAGGCCCTGCGGGAGGCGCGGCGTGTTTTGAAACCGGGCGGGCGCTTTCTGTGTCTGGAATTTAGTGAGGTAACACTGCCCGGCCTGAAAGAATTCTACGACTTTTATTCCTTTAAAATATTGCCAAAAATTGGCGGTGCTGTGGCCAATGATGAAGCCAGCTATCAATATCTTGCCGAAAGCATTCGTAAGTTTCCAGATGCAGAAACATTTCGGGACATGATTGTCGAGGCGGGCATGGGGCAGGCCAAGTTCCGGCGGCTGTCAGGTGGCATTGCGGCGTTGCATTCGGCCTGGCGGATATAG
- the mutM gene encoding bifunctional DNA-formamidopyrimidine glycosylase/DNA-(apurinic or apyrimidinic site) lyase encodes MIDIRAYTGVMPELPEVETVARGLENALIGQSFTSVTLRRANLRFPFPERFAQTITDNKIVHIGRRAKYLLIHFADQTVLIGHLGMSGSFRIDEKISPEPEKHDHMILKTGNGTTVRYHDPRRFGFMILTTEDEMDTHPQLMNIGPEPLGNDFNGPVLADRLKGKKGPIKTALLDQKTVAGVGNIYACEALHLAGVSPKRIAGTIAGKRADALAGAIRQVLQDAILSGGSTLRNYSTTSGELGYFQHKFQVYDKENTPCPKENCKGTIKRIVQSGRSTFFCSSCQR; translated from the coding sequence TTGATCGATATTCGGGCTTACACTGGGGTCATGCCTGAATTACCCGAAGTTGAAACCGTCGCGCGCGGTCTGGAAAATGCTCTGATCGGCCAGTCTTTTACATCTGTTACCTTAAGACGTGCCAATCTTCGCTTTCCCTTTCCCGAGCGGTTCGCACAAACCATTACAGACAATAAAATTGTCCATATCGGTCGGCGAGCCAAATACCTGCTGATCCATTTTGCCGATCAAACCGTTCTGATCGGGCATCTAGGCATGTCCGGGAGCTTTCGTATCGACGAGAAAATCTCACCAGAGCCCGAAAAGCATGATCACATGATCCTGAAAACAGGCAACGGGACCACCGTCCGCTACCATGATCCCAGACGGTTTGGTTTTATGATCCTGACAACAGAAGATGAAATGGACACCCATCCGCAACTTATGAATATAGGGCCGGAGCCGCTGGGAAATGACTTTAATGGACCCGTTCTTGCGGACCGCCTTAAAGGAAAGAAAGGGCCCATTAAAACTGCCCTTTTAGATCAGAAAACCGTGGCAGGGGTGGGCAATATCTATGCCTGCGAAGCCCTTCATCTGGCGGGCGTGTCCCCCAAACGTATTGCCGGAACCATCGCCGGAAAGCGGGCCGATGCCCTGGCTGGTGCCATTCGTCAAGTACTACAGGATGCCATCCTGTCTGGTGGTTCTACTTTAAGAAATTACAGCACAACGTCCGGAGAGCTTGGATATTTCCAGCATAAGTTCCAAGTATATGACAAGGAAAACACCCCTTGCCCTAAAGAAAACTGCAAGGGAACCATCAAACGGATCGTACAATCTGGCCGATCAACCTTTTTCTGTTCTTCGTGCCAGCGATAA